A stretch of DNA from Hoeflea ulvae:
GTTATAATAGTAAGGAATAAATCTTCTTGCAAGGAAAGCCCTACCGGGCCAGTTCCTTCAGCCCCAACCGGATCAGCTTGGCTGAATCGACGTCCTCACCGGCAAGCTTCATCGCCGCAGCCACCGCATTGGCGGCCTGATCGCGGGAATAGCCCAGATTGGTCAATGCCGACACCGCATCGGCCACCGGTGCGGCGGCCACGCCTTCGCCCAGTTCCTGTTTCAGCCCCATGGCCTCCCCGGCGTCAACGGCATAGGCGGGAACCTTGTTCTTGAGTTCGGTGACGATGCGCTGCGCCACTTTCGGGCCGATGCCCGGCGCGCGCGCCACGGTGGCCTTGTCCTGCAAGGCGATCGCATTGGCGAGATCGGACGGCGTCAGCGTCGAAAGCACCGCCAGCGCCACCTTGGCGCCAACGCCCTGGACGCTTTGCAGCAGCCGGAACCATTCGCGCTCGAGCTGGCTTTCGAAACCGAACAGCCTGAGCTGGTCCTCACGCACATAGGTCTCGATGAACAGCACCGCCGCCTCGCCGGCCGAGCCAAGCCGCGACAGCGTGCGCGCCGAACAATAGGCCACGTAACAGACCCCGTGCACATCGATGAGCACATGGTCCTCTGCGATTTCTTCAATGCTGCCCTTGAGTTTGCCGATCATTGAACTCTCACGGATGGGTGTCGGGCGAAATCACCTCGACATCGGGGAAATAGGCTCTGTAGCCTTGCGGATCACGGGTCAAAACGGAATAGCCGCGCACGGCGGCATGCGCACCGATGAAAAAATCCGGCAGCACCTTCTCCCCGCGCCCTCCCCTCATCCGGTAGAGCCTGAACGCCTGACCTGCGGCAAAGGCCGCCTCCCAGGGCAGGTTCTCCCGCTGGATTCGTCCAGATCAAGCGCCTGGATCGCCGCGTCATAGCTCTCGTAACGCACGCTGAACTCGGAAAAGACGATCGGATTGATGACCAGCCTGCGCTCGAAAGCCTGCGTCAGTGCCGTTTGCGACCAATCGGCCCAGGCAGGATCGCCGACTGCCACATCCACCAGCACATTGGTGTCCACAAGCACCCGCATCACCGGTCCCGCGTCATCTGCATCAATTGATCGGCATCGATCGATTGATCGCCGGTTCCTTCCAGCCTGCGCAAGGCCTGCATGAATTGCTCCAGCCGGGCGCGATTGGCTTTCTCCTCCTGCCGGTCGGCTGCCGCAATGATCAGTCTTCCGCCGTCAAAATCCACCGTCACCTCGGAATTCGGCGCGATTCCAGCCCGTTCCCGGAGGTGTTTGGGGATTGTAATCTGGCCTTTTTCCGACACGCGCATCGCATTTTCCCGGTTTGAATTTGTAGGAAAATGTCGGAACCAAGAGAACATGTCAAGAACAAATAGGCTAGATCATTCCGCCGCCATGCGCCAGGCCGGCGATGTGCGGTGATGCGCATGACAGATGGCGATCGCCAGAGCGTCGGCAGCATGTTCGCTGTCAAAACTGGCCTTCGGCATCAGCATCTTGACCATCATCACGATCTGTTTCTTGTCACCATGGCCGACGCCGATCACCGCCTTCTTGACCGCATTGGGCGCATATTCGGCAACCCGCAATCCGGCGCGTGCCGGCACCACCATGGCAATGCCACGGGCCTGGCCGAGCTTCAGCGTCGCGGTGGCGTCCTTGTTGACGAAGGTGTTTTCCACCGCCGCCTCGAACGGCTGATATTCATGCAGGACAGTTTCAAGACCGTCGTAAAGCTGCATCAGCCGAGAGGCGAGATCGAGCTTGGCATCGGACTTCACCGTGCCGGAGGCGACAAAATGCAGGGAATTGCCGAGGCTCTCGACAACACCCCAGCCGGTGTTCCGCAAGCCGGGATCAATCCCGATAATTCGAATCGCTTCTCTCATCAAAAAACCCTAGCTTCCTGCGTCCGACCTTTCCATCAAAATGTGAACAAAGCAAAAACAAACCTCCTGATCACGAAACAGTTTTTGGCTTTCCACCGGTGACGTCCTACATGGTGGGAAGTAATTCACAGCCCCCTGCACAGCTTCGAAAGACACTTCATGACCGCGATTTCAATTCTCGATCTCTGCCCCATCGTCGAAGGCGGCACCGTCAGCGATGCGCTGGCCGCAACTCCGCTGATGGCCAAGCGCGCCGAGGACGCCGGTTACACCCGGTTCTGGCTTGCCGAGCATCACGGCATGAAAGGCATTGCCAGTGCGGCGACAGCGCTGGTGATCGCCGAGGCCGGACGGGCGACCAGCACTATCCGCATCGGCTCTGGCGGCATCATGCTGCCCAACCACGCGCCGCTGGTCATTGCCGAACAGTTCGGAACGCTCGAAGCGCTGTTTCCAGGTCGCGTCGATCTCGGCCTCGGCCGCGCGCCGGGCACCGACATGAACACCGCCCGCGCGCTCAGGCGCAATCTGGAAACCGGGGCCCAGAGCTTCCCCGATGACATTCTCGAATTGCAGCACTGGCTGGGCGAGCCCGACGACACCAAACTGATCGCCATCCCCGGCGCCGGCTCGCATGTGCCGCTGTGGATTCTCGGATCGAGCATCTACAGCGCCCATCTGGCTGCAGCACTTGGCCTTCCCTATGCCTTCGCCTCGCATTTCGCACCCGACATGCTGCTGGAAGCGCTCGATATCTATCGCGACAAGTTCACCCCGTCCGCCCAACTCGACGCGCCCTTCGTCATGGCCGCCGTGATGGGCGTGATGGCCGACACCGATGATGAGGCCGCGCATCTGTTCACCACCCTGCAGCAGAGCTTTGTCAACATGCGCCGCAACACGCGCGGGAAAATGCCCCGCCCGATCGCATCCATGGATGGCTACTGGAACGAGATGGAAAAGATCAATGTCGAGCACATGCTGCGCTATGCCATCGTCGGCGGGCCCGAAAGCGCCAAGGCGCAGATGCAGGATTTCATCAAGGCCACAAGGGCCGACGAGATCATGATCTCGATGCCGATCCATTCGCTCGACGCACGGCTGAAATCGGTCGATCTCTTCGGCGAGATGCGCGAAACGCTCTGAACAAGACAAAACCGCCGGCCCTGGAGGCCGGCGGTTGATTGTCTGCAGCAGTCTGACCGGTCAGGCCGAGAGCTTGGCCATGACTTCGTCGGAGACTTCGAAATTGGCATAGACGTTCTGCACGTCATCGTCGTCGTCGAGCGTGGCGATCAGCTTGAGCACCGATTCCGCCTTGTCCTCGTCGACCGGCGCCGTGGTCTGCGGCTTCCAGATTGCGCGGATCGACTGCGCTTCGCCGAGCGCCTCTTCCAGCGCGGTGGAGACTTCGCCGATATCCTCGAAGGCGCAGATGATGTTGTGTTCGTCTTCGCTGCTGGTCACGTCTTCGGCGCCGGCCATGATGGCGGCTTCCATGATCGCGTCGGCGTCGCCGGCTTCCGGCGGATAGATGATTTCGCCGACGCGCGAGAACATGAAGCCCACCGAGCCGGTTTCGCCCAGCGCGCCACCGGATTTGGTGAACGCCGCGCGCACATTCGACGCCGTGCGGTTGCGGTTGTCGGTCAGCGCCTCGACGATGACGGCAACGCCGCCCGGGCCATAGCCCTCGTAACGCACTTCATCATAATTCTCGCTGTCGCCACCGGTCGCCTTGTTGACGGCGCGCTGGATGTTGTCCTTGGGCATCGACTGCGCCTTGGCGTTCTGGATCGCCAGTCTCAGCCGCGGGTTCATCGCCGGATCGGGCGCGCCCATCTTGGCGGCGACGGTGATTTCGCGCCCCAGCTTGGAGAACATCTTGGAACGGACGGCGTCTTGCCGTCCCTTGCGGTGCATGATGTTTTTAAATTGTGAATGGCCGGCCATGACGCCTCTGTGGTTTGCTCTGGACTTGGGTTGCCCGCCTTATAAATTGCTTACTCCAATTCGTCCAGAAGGTTCCGGCCATGCATCACACCATCGTCCCGCCCCTGCCCCTGAGCGGCGGCTGCCAATGCGGCAGGATCCGCTACCGGCTGCGGGCGCGGCCGTTGGTGTTTTATCTGTGCCACTGCTCCGAGTGCCAGCGGCAGACCTCCTCGGCCTTTGGCGAGAGCCTGCGGATCCGGAGCGAGGGTCTCGATATCGACCCGGGCCTGCGGTGCATGAGCCGCGAAAGTGAATCCGGCAAACAGCGCCAGGGCTGGTTCTGTCCCGATTGCGGCGTCCGCATCTGGCACGGCACCAGCGGCTCGGAGGAGATCAACATCAAGGCCGGCACGCTGGATGACACTTCCTGGCTGATGCCCGCCGGACACATCTGGGCCAGTTCGAAACAGAAATTCATGGCGATCAGCGCCGACGAGATCAGTTATGAACGCCAGCCTGAGGACAATTACGCCGCGCTGAAACAACGATGGCAGCACATGACTGGCTAGGGTCGCACCATATCGGACTGAAGACAGGTCTTTACCTTGCGTCAGACTGCCCTACACTTAGCCAAGTGAAAGACATCAGCCACGGAGCCACCATCATGCCCCGTATCAAAGCCTTCATTCTTGTTGCCGCCACCTTGTTTCTGGGATCCCCTGCCACAGCCCAGGAGGGCCAGCGCCCGTTCAGCCAGTGCATGGCCGTGGCCCAGTCGCTGCCCGGCGTGACCTATGCCAATCTGACGCCGGCCGATACCGTCTCCGGGCGGGTTCAGCTCGCGGCAGCCGGATCCGGCGAAGTCGAGATCATGTTTGCCGGCCATTCCACCTATGTGATCACCACACCGGCCGGCATCACCATTGCCACCGATTTCAACGGCTGGGCCGGACGCGTCTCCATTCCCGATGTCGTCACCATGAACAAGGCGCATTCCTCGCATTTCACCCTGGCGCCGGACGAGCGGATTGACCATGTGCTGCGCGGCTGGAATTTCGACCAGAGCCCGGCTGAGCACCATCTGGTGGTGGACGATGTCTACATTCGCAATGTCACCACCGACATCCGCAATTTCGGCACCATGGAGCCCGACGGCAATTCGATCTTCATTTTCGAGGTCGCCGATCTGTGCATCGGTCATCTGGGGCATCTGCATCATCCACTGGAGGACCGGCATTTCGCGCAGATCGGGCGGCTCGACATTGTCATGGTGCCGGTCGATGGCGGATTGACCCTGAGCCATGAGGGCATGACCGGGCTTGCCCGGCGCCTGCAATCCTCGATCCTGTTGCCGATGCACCGTCGCGGCGCGCCGCTGTCGTCCTTCATCACCATGATGGGTGACCGGTTTCTGGTCGATTACGTCAATGCCGACAGCTTCACCATTTCCGCCCGCAGCCTGCCGCGCCAGCCGACCATTCTGGTTCTGAAGGGGATCTGATGATCACGCGGCGCAATGTTCTGGGCCACCTCGCGATGCTGGCCGTGGCTGCTGCAAGCCCGTCAGTGCTGCTGGCGGACACCGCCAGTCAACGCGACAGGCTGTTTGCGGCATTGAAGGCGGCCAGGACCGAGCAAGAGGGACGCGAAGCCGAGAACGCGATCTGGCGCTGGTGGCTCGACCAGGCGCCGACACTGGAAATCCGCGATGCCATAGATCATGGCATGGAGCGTCGCGAGAGCTATGATTTCGAAGCCGCGGAAACCGCCTTCGACATCGCTGTCCGCGATGCGCCGGACTATGCCGAGGGCTGGAACCAGAGGGCCTTTGCCCGCTTCCTGCGCGACAATGCCGACGGGGCGCTGTCTGATCTTGAACGCGCGGTTGAACTCGAACCGCAGCATTTCGGCGCCTGGTCAGGCATGTTTCACATCTTGTTGCGGATGGGGCGCACCGAAGTGGCCTATGCGGCGCTCGCCCGCGCCGTCGCCATTCATCCCTGGCTCAAGGAGCGTGGCATGCTGCCGCCGGATGCCGATGCCGAACGGCCGCCGATCAAGGGGCTGGAGCAGGATCTGTAGACGTCAGGACGGCCCGCTGGGTCAGCTCCAGAAATCCGGCATGGTTTCGCTCAGCCGCGGCCCGATCCTGAGCGGCGCGATCTTTTCGGCCAGCCCGGTGCGGTCGGAGACCTCGACGCCGACGCCGCTGATCGTCGCCGGCCCGGACGCCGCCTCGAAACGGCCCTTCGGAATCCGCGACAGGAACCGGTTGATCGGTTCTTCCTTTTCCATGCCGATGGAGGAATCATAATCGCCGCACATGCCGGCATCGGTCATATAGGCGGTGCCGCCATTGAGGATCTGCGCATCGGCCGTGGGCACATGGGTATGGGTGCCGACCACGAAACTGGCCCGGCCATCGACGAAATGCCCGAAACAGAGCTTTTCGCTGGTGGCTTCGGCGTGGAAGTCGAACACCACCGCATCGGCCTGCTCGCCCAGCGGACAGGCATTGAGGATCGCCTCGCCGGCCGAAAACGGATCGTCGAGATCGGGATGCATGAACACCCGGCCCATCACATTGGCAACGAGCACGCGCGCGCCGTTGCGGGCGATATAGAGATTGGAGCCGCGACCGGGAGTCCCGGGCGGATAATTGGCCGGGCGCAGGAACCGGTCCTGCCGGTCGGCATAGACCAGCGCCTCGCGCTGATCCCAGACGTGATTGCCGGTTGTCACCACATCGGCGCCGGCTTCCAGCGTTTCGAGAAAAATCGCTTCGGTGATCCCGAACCCGCCAGCGGCGTTCTCACCATTGACGATGACAAAATCCAGCTTGAGATCGCGGATCAGGCCGGGAAGGCGGTTCCAGACCGCGGTGCGGCCGGATCGTCCGACCATGTCTCCAAGAAATAACAGGCGCATCGGCTCTCTATAGAGATTGCGGACATGAGCGCAAGCCCAGCTCGGTCAGGATCATCGACAACGGCACGTCATGCGGCTCGGCGGGCACATGGTCAGCCTGCTGAAAGGAAAAGGCCGTGCCGATCAGTCGGGGTGCCAGACCCTTGCCGCGCAGCCGCGCAATTGCCCGGTCGTAATGGCCCGCGCCATAGCCGAGCCGGTTGCCTTCAGCGTCAAACGACGACAGCGGAACCAGCAGGATCTCCGGATCAAGAATCTCGGCCTCCGGGCCCGGGCCCGATGTGCCGAAACCGGTCTTGACCAGATCGGCGCCGCGAACGAAGTCGCGAAACACGATGGTTTCGCGGTCGAGCACCACCGGCAGGCACAATCGCGCGCCGCGGGCCCGGAACCGTGCCATCAACGGCCGCAGATCCGGCTCGGAGCGGATCGGCAGATAGCCGGAGATCACGGTGCCGGGATCAAAGGCAATCGCCTCGGCGTGGTCGGCCATGGCAAGGCTCATTTCAATGCGGCGGTCCGGCGCCAGCTGATCGCGCTGCGCTAGCGCCGAAGCGCGAATGACTGCCTTGCTGTCCATGAACGTCTCCAACCGGTCTTTGCGAACAAGGCGTAAGCCGGATTCCCGCTCAAGGTCAATCTCCGGGGCGGTTTTGCGCCAGGCCGGGGCGGGTGTGTCTCATTCTGGACACCCGCTTACGCATTATACACCGTTGTACCCGGGATCGGGTTGTCGCGGGCCTCGCGCCGGGGCTACACAAATCTCCACCAATTTTTCACTGGTCACATTTGCGGGTCTTGATGATTATCTCCTTGGAACCATTGACCAGTCCGGAACGGATCTGCCTGCAGCTGGTGGCGCGTGGCCGGGCGCATGACATCAAGGCCCTGACCTCTGCCTGCCGCAAGCTGATGGCCAGCACCACGATCGAGGCCGTCGCCCGCGCCCTCAAGCTCGGACTGATCCACTAGACAGGCCGCAGACCACCCTTGCCGCCCAAGATGCGGTGCAGGCAGATCCTGACCACAGGCCGCGCCCTATTGTGGGGCACTCATCAATAGCCCTCGACAGGCTCGATCATGGCCGTCGGAAAATCTTCAAAGGCCCAGCCATCGGTGCCTTCGGGAAACCAGAACACGCGCTCATAGCCATATTCCAAGGCGCGCTTGGCGGCATTCCACGACATCCAGCATTCGCTCAGGCAGAAGAACACCAGCGGCCGCGAGACGTCGCCATCTGTCGCGGCATCAAGGCCGTTTCGGAAATAGGTTTCGGTGACGGCAGCCAGCTTGCCATAGCCGACATTGGGCAGCCAGACTGCGCCGGGAATGGAAACGCGCGGCTGCTCGCGCCAGATCGTGCCTTCGGGCAGATTGTCCGGCTTGGGCGCGCGCGGCAGCACATCGACAAAAACCACCCGGCCGGTCTTCCACAGCGCGAAAGCCGCCCGGGCATCGACCACGGTCGCCCCGCTCAAGGTCAGCGGGACCGGGCCGCGATAATGTTGTGTTTCATAGTCTTCAGGCTCCGCTACGCCCTGCGCCAGCGCCGCCACAGGCAGCAACAGCGCAAGAATTGCGGCTTTGAAGATCACTGCACCGGGTCCAGCAGATCCGTTCCCATGTCATTGATCAGCGGCACCCCGGCCTCGCTCAGGATGGCGTTGATCTCGGCCTGGTTGCGCCGGATCAGC
This window harbors:
- the ruvA gene encoding Holliday junction branch migration protein RuvA, which encodes MIGKLKGSIEEIAEDHVLIDVHGVCYVAYCSARTLSRLGSAGEAAVLFIETYVREDQLRLFGFESQLEREWFRLLQSVQGVGAKVALAVLSTLTPSDLANAIALQDKATVARAPGIGPKVAQRIVTELKNKVPAYAVDAGEAMGLKQELGEGVAAAPVADAVSALTNLGYSRDQAANAVAAAMKLAGEDVDSAKLIRLGLKELAR
- a CDS encoding AbrB/MazE/SpoVT family DNA-binding domain-containing protein, which produces MRVSEKGQITIPKHLRERAGIAPNSEVTVDFDGGRLIIAAADRQEEKANRARLEQFMQALRRLEGTGDQSIDADQLMQMTRDR
- the ruvC gene encoding crossover junction endodeoxyribonuclease RuvC, producing MREAIRIIGIDPGLRNTGWGVVESLGNSLHFVASGTVKSDAKLDLASRLMQLYDGLETVLHEYQPFEAAVENTFVNKDATATLKLGQARGIAMVVPARAGLRVAEYAPNAVKKAVIGVGHGDKKQIVMMVKMLMPKASFDSEHAADALAIAICHAHHRTSPAWRMAAE
- a CDS encoding LLM class flavin-dependent oxidoreductase — its product is MTAISILDLCPIVEGGTVSDALAATPLMAKRAEDAGYTRFWLAEHHGMKGIASAATALVIAEAGRATSTIRIGSGGIMLPNHAPLVIAEQFGTLEALFPGRVDLGLGRAPGTDMNTARALRRNLETGAQSFPDDILELQHWLGEPDDTKLIAIPGAGSHVPLWILGSSIYSAHLAAALGLPYAFASHFAPDMLLEALDIYRDKFTPSAQLDAPFVMAAVMGVMADTDDEAAHLFTTLQQSFVNMRRNTRGKMPRPIASMDGYWNEMEKINVEHMLRYAIVGGPESAKAQMQDFIKATRADEIMISMPIHSLDARLKSVDLFGEMRETL
- a CDS encoding YebC/PmpR family DNA-binding transcriptional regulator produces the protein MAGHSQFKNIMHRKGRQDAVRSKMFSKLGREITVAAKMGAPDPAMNPRLRLAIQNAKAQSMPKDNIQRAVNKATGGDSENYDEVRYEGYGPGGVAVIVEALTDNRNRTASNVRAAFTKSGGALGETGSVGFMFSRVGEIIYPPEAGDADAIMEAAIMAGAEDVTSSEDEHNIICAFEDIGEVSTALEEALGEAQSIRAIWKPQTTAPVDEDKAESVLKLIATLDDDDDVQNVYANFEVSDEVMAKLSA
- a CDS encoding GFA family protein, with the translated sequence MHHTIVPPLPLSGGCQCGRIRYRLRARPLVFYLCHCSECQRQTSSAFGESLRIRSEGLDIDPGLRCMSRESESGKQRQGWFCPDCGVRIWHGTSGSEEINIKAGTLDDTSWLMPAGHIWASSKQKFMAISADEISYERQPEDNYAALKQRWQHMTG
- a CDS encoding MBL fold metallo-hydrolase — protein: MPRIKAFILVAATLFLGSPATAQEGQRPFSQCMAVAQSLPGVTYANLTPADTVSGRVQLAAAGSGEVEIMFAGHSTYVITTPAGITIATDFNGWAGRVSIPDVVTMNKAHSSHFTLAPDERIDHVLRGWNFDQSPAEHHLVVDDVYIRNVTTDIRNFGTMEPDGNSIFIFEVADLCIGHLGHLHHPLEDRHFAQIGRLDIVMVPVDGGLTLSHEGMTGLARRLQSSILLPMHRRGAPLSSFITMMGDRFLVDYVNADSFTISARSLPRQPTILVLKGI
- a CDS encoding tetratricopeptide repeat protein, whose product is MITRRNVLGHLAMLAVAAASPSVLLADTASQRDRLFAALKAARTEQEGREAENAIWRWWLDQAPTLEIRDAIDHGMERRESYDFEAAETAFDIAVRDAPDYAEGWNQRAFARFLRDNADGALSDLERAVELEPQHFGAWSGMFHILLRMGRTEVAYAALARAVAIHPWLKERGMLPPDADAERPPIKGLEQDL
- a CDS encoding TIGR00282 family metallophosphoesterase, with amino-acid sequence MRLLFLGDMVGRSGRTAVWNRLPGLIRDLKLDFVIVNGENAAGGFGITEAIFLETLEAGADVVTTGNHVWDQREALVYADRQDRFLRPANYPPGTPGRGSNLYIARNGARVLVANVMGRVFMHPDLDDPFSAGEAILNACPLGEQADAVVFDFHAEATSEKLCFGHFVDGRASFVVGTHTHVPTADAQILNGGTAYMTDAGMCGDYDSSIGMEKEEPINRFLSRIPKGRFEAASGPATISGVGVEVSDRTGLAEKIAPLRIGPRLSETMPDFWS
- a CDS encoding 5-formyltetrahydrofolate cyclo-ligase, which produces MDSKAVIRASALAQRDQLAPDRRIEMSLAMADHAEAIAFDPGTVISGYLPIRSEPDLRPLMARFRARGARLCLPVVLDRETIVFRDFVRGADLVKTGFGTSGPGPEAEILDPEILLVPLSSFDAEGNRLGYGAGHYDRAIARLRGKGLAPRLIGTAFSFQQADHVPAEPHDVPLSMILTELGLRSCPQSL
- a CDS encoding PQQ-dependent catabolism-associated CXXCW motif protein; this encodes MIFKAAILALLLPVAALAQGVAEPEDYETQHYRGPVPLTLSGATVVDARAAFALWKTGRVVFVDVLPRAPKPDNLPEGTIWREQPRVSIPGAVWLPNVGYGKLAAVTETYFRNGLDAATDGDVSRPLVFFCLSECWMSWNAAKRALEYGYERVFWFPEGTDGWAFEDFPTAMIEPVEGY